The Cuculus canorus isolate bCucCan1 chromosome 14, bCucCan1.pri, whole genome shotgun sequence genomic sequence ATCTAGTAAGACATCCAAAAATAAGAatcatatctttttttcagtttggaagCGCCTTTGTACATATTACCTGATTCACAGGGTCCTTTATGTTTCATgctgatatttctttttgtagCATAAGCCTTGTTGAACTGACAGATGTTCTCGTAGGTTTTCCCTTCAGGTCCACAGATGCTCTCTTGAGACTTGCATACGCACTGGGGCTCAGGGACTTCCCCAAACCTTGCTTCATCAGCATCCAGCCTGCACTCGAGGTTGTCCCCACATTGCCCATAAAAATGGTTGCCCTGATCCAAGTCGCAGATCTGACCTTCCGCGTTTCCACACTCAGAACAGCAACCGCAACGGTCCAATACTGTCCCGGCTGGACAGTCTTTAGGCTCAGAGCAAAGCGCCAAATTACATTTTCCACAACTCTCCGCTTCTCGTAACAGCTTCCACCAACCTCGGTGGTACAAGGCAGGGAAACTCTGAGAAACCTGCACCAGTACTACAAGCATTGCTGTAACCATTGGGTGCTTCATCTTGAGAAAGTaataaacaagcagaaaaggtCCTTGGAGTAAAGccaggggagggaaaaaaaagaaagattaaaaaaaaagaggagtgaGCTAGTGGGAGAAAACCATCACAATCCTCCTTTTGTTTTAGAATATAAATCCTACTGCAAATGCAGGCTTTAAAGGAGAAATCAGCATCGGACTCCTAATCTGGAactgataaataaaaatgcatacaaCCCCACTGGCTTTTCTCTAATGCAGTTTGGAATGCAAGTATTGCTTGCGCAGAAACCAAACTGCCCCTTCTGACAGCTGAGTTGAAGCtctctgaaaagctgtttgctCACTGCCTCCTTGAGCCAAATTTGCAAAGTGTTGCACTACTGAAACGATATTGTATCACAGCTATTGTAGAGAGGGGAACAGAGTAAATTAGtgtaaaatgaataaattaactACTAGGAACTTCCCCCCTCCACCCTGAAAAAGATAGTCACAAAAAGATAAACATGGGTAGGAAAGTAGCACCCAAGgtacacagagcagagcagagcagagcagagcagagcagagctgagctgagctgagcgAGGCTGGAGAAAAGTTTAACACCAAATGTCATCTATTAATAATGTCAACTCAGGTTCTGAATTAACAGTTTACTTACAGGCTCTTTATAAGCAGGAGACAATTCAGGACAGCTGGAATTGACTTTAAACTCTTCGATTTAAGGTGAGAAGTGCCTAAACCCATCAAAGAAACTTTGTTCTCTCTTCATGTAGCTTCTTTTTGGTGTTTATGGGCGTCTGAGGTTTGCAACCCAGAATAGTGTGATCTGCGTTTGGTTCCAGGACCGAAGTGCAGAAGCTGTCACAGAACCTTAGGAGAAACCAGAAAGAGGTTTTACTGAAGTATTAGATGCATTGTTCCTCCTTTCTTAGCGCTTAACTTTAAGATATACCTACACTGTGAGTCATGAAGGAGGACCAAGGAGCTaactctgatttcttttcccactttctCTGTGCATAAATTTCTGCCAGTTCAGGGAGATGGGTTTGCAGGGTCGTTTCTCACTAAGTGCGGCAGTTTTCTTTGTACATCTCAGGATTTAGGCATGCTCCGTATCATCCTACCTCATACCAGAAAACTCCCCTCCCTTGCAGTCCTGAGGTTTCTTGTCTCTAGACCATGGGCTGCTGTCACCTCTCTTCAAACCACGTGCACCTCAGTGGAGATGCATCTTGCTGTCAGTTGGAGGTAGAAGTAAAGCACAGTAGACTTACAGACCCTGCAAGTTTAGCTCAGTAGCATCGGTCAAGGGTCACCACTCTCTACAAATGAAACATCTTTCTTTGTTAGCTTAAAATAACGCTGTGTGCATCACGTTTTGAAGATGCGTGTATGACTGTGATGCTgataacaaaatgaaataaaagaggaaTCATGCTTGTGCCCAAAGTCACCCCCAAACAgccttttctattctttttacATTCATGGTGCCTAGCTGGTTATGTGAGCTCAGTGAAGGATGGATTTTGTTGTACCAGCCTTGCATCCCCTGGTCGTGTTCACGAAGGGAAATCTTTTGGGGCGGTATGTTTACAAAACATATCCATGGcttttgccaagttcagcttcaTCCCTTCTGCACCAAGTGGAGATTACCTTTCGCTTTAAGGGCGGAAGCAGGCTGcttgaaaatcacttttttctccctgcatgtAATACAATTTCACTGCTTGGGTGGAGCATTTCTTAAAGCCAGCCTGGAGAGACCTGGCAGGGCACTGCTTGTTTCTGTCTCACAGCTGGGCTAATTCATGTTCTAGAATGCATGGTTTTGCTTTGAACATAGAACCTGACTGTACAGGAGTAAATTATGTTGTAATTGATGCTTTTAACATtgagattcagaaaaaaaagtgactaCTGAATCTTATGGGAAATTGATTTCTTGTCTCGCCTTCTTACTCAGTTTAATGTGTTCTATTTCACACTTCCTCATCAAACTGTAATTGCACATCCAGTTTTCCATTATAGGCTCTACTTGTCACTGTCTGTTATATTATTTGTGCCTACAGTTATCAGGGATGAGTATATATAGATAACAAGGATTTCCTAAGGCTCCCATCAAGTAAAAAAACTGTTTATAGGGGTGAAACCATACGTGCAAAAGCGGAGCCAAagcagggagaggctgcaggTCAGCACTGCCCCGGCTAAGGCTGAACCATGCCTGTCATCTTGTAGGAAACCTGCAATTCGAGGGCTGTAAAACAGAAGCATACAAGGAAATACTTCCTGTATCCTGGCACTGAGGAAACGTATCATAAATATCCTAGAAAGCATTTTTGGCATTTATGGGGCTAACGTAGTCCAAGTTCCTGGTGGGTTCAAACTCTGAATAGAACAGGATATGCCTGTACGTCTCTTTGGAAACAGCTGCTGCTTGGCAGGCAATCTACAGCTGAAGTGATTTGGCCATGATTCCTGAGCTCACCTGGAACAAATTGGAGTGAGGAGAAGTTAATGCACTGTGGTACACAGAGAAACACCCATAGCTGCTTAAAACATCTTTCACTAGCAAACCAGCTGTGCCAAGCTGGGAAGAGGTTGCTGTAGCTCTCCAGGCTGGATGGATGTGTGGCAGAGCGAGAGGCTAAAGGAGGGGCAAGGAAACAAGGTAGGACGTGTGGCTGGGTTTGAAGTGGCACAACCAAAGGCATAGTCCCATCTGGTTCAGTAAAAAATATGCATTGTTTTGGCATGTCTCTAATCCCTGAAGCTCGCTTTGTGGGgtttggtggaaaaaaagtgttgattTGCATCACAAACATTAAATTGTCTTAGCCCTAGGTATGTCCCCAAACAAATCATAAGGAGCAAAGTGTTGGTGTCGCTAGTGGAGCTGCGAGACTAGCACCAAAGAATCCTGTTTGCTTTTAAGACACCCTCCCCCGGGTACTGCCTGGAGAACTGAAAGCAGTGCAGCTGGGCTTTCTGGGACCCCTCCCACGAGGGGCAGCTGTGGGCATGAGGGGACCTTTCTGCCATCAGATGTGAAAAGGCATTTTGGTGCATAATTCCTTTAATGAGAGGGCTGTCCCAACAGACAGGGCAGTGCTGGCCAGGCAGCAatctccctgtttttttctgggtacTTCCATATGGCATGATCAACGCAAGGAGTTCTGCCACCATCTCATGGATGGGTCAGTACCTGAGCTGGATAATGGGCAGTGAGAGGATACAGCAAAATGACCCAGTGCTTCCTGTACCCCCAGACTGCATCTTCCACCAGGAGATGGACAATGTCTTCTGGAATAATTCCTGTAAGTGAATTGTTAAGGAAATTGTATTCCTATTCATTTCCTGCCTTCTTCTTAGGGGCTGGTGTTATGTTAGGCTGCTGTCTTGTATTGCATTATTCTGCTTTGCATGGTAATAGGTAAGGTACACGGCTGATGCAATTTGAAATCCTATTGCTAGTGATTCCTGAGATACTGCTCTTTCAGACTGAATGTGCTTCAGGTcttcattctggttttatttttgttaatgtgAGTTTTCCTGGATTAAGCAGAGGTTTCTGAATCTGGTTTCTGCCGAACTCGCAGATCTGGTTCTTATCCAGACGCACAGAGGAGCCCTGTGAGGAATGATGGCAAAACACCAAAGTTTTGAAGTGCccattttcccttccctgtcctgCAGTGCTCTCTTAGGCTGCGTTAAAGTACCCATTCTTGGGACTCCCTTAGAGGAGTAAATCTTGGCTGACTCAACGCGTTTCCATTAAGAAACTTTGCATATTTATTACATGCACGAAAGAAGCATTAGAGAAAACTGGCGTTTAGTCTGTTCTGGTGAGTAAGAGCAGGCTATGGGGGGCTGTACctactggttttgtttgttacCTGGTGTCGTGCCAATCGCCTAGGATGACTTTTTAATGTCGTCCAGAGTTGAGCTTCAGTTGAGGTGCTCGGCTCACCTGAAAACAGTATCTGAGTTTGTGGAAAGAAGTTGCAAATGGTGGAGGTTAATGGCTGTCCTTTTTGGTGCCGGTCCTGTTTGCTGACACATTGGTTCCATGAATCTCATTGTCAGTGCTTTAAGCAATTAAgtataaattaataattctaCTGTAACATCATTATTAAATCCATTAATCAGAGGCAGGAGATCCGTAATTAACTTATTCTCCAGCATCAAGTAAATGATTCTGCTGTGAGCTTTAAGAAAGCAATTGTTCACTACTATGCAAAATACAGAGGGGCTATTAGACTGTAAGGCTCTGAAATTgtataattaaattataaatttggcatattttaataacatacattttaattattttctttgtaatgttAAAATGGAGGATCgttatcccccccccccctttttttaaggttttctaTGTAATTTCTcgaaaattaaaaaaaaaccaaaatcttgtGAGGCTTTGGCTGGGCTTCTGGTGACCCAGCTTGGACCTGTCTCCAGCAGTGACTGACTGTAGATTTCTGTGTTGCAGTTTGCCATCATCGTTGGTGACTGCAGGTGTTCAAGTTCTAActttcaaaggcaaaagaagCTCCTGCTAGCACTGTTCTGCTACCAAATGCTTGGGCTTGGTTTAATATGTAGATATACTGATTCTTTTTCACACAAACACATCTGGAAATTCCTTTCACAAGCTAGTATTTCCTTCCAAATATTTAGGGGTTCTTTTCAAGTTTGCTTCATTTCTCTGCTATCCTTTAAGTAGACTAGATTTCTGAAAGCGTTATAGTTTCACCCAGAAACACCTGAGCCTCCTGTCCCATCCCCGGAACGCGATACCAAACACCTTTAGGGAGTCAGCAGTAACACTAACTCTGGCCA encodes the following:
- the LOC104065622 gene encoding kazal-type serine protease inhibitor domain-containing protein 1 produces the protein MKHPMVTAMLVVLVQVSQSFPALYHRGWWKLLREAESCGKCNLALCSEPKDCPAGTVLDRCGCCSECGNAEGQICDLDQGNHFYGQCGDNLECRLDADEARFGEVPEPQCVCKSQESICGPEGKTYENICQFNKAYATKRNISMKHKGPCESAPVISVPPQDVQNFTGNDVIFGCEVSAYPMPQLEWKKKGNKMFLPGDDAHISVQSRGGPQKYGVTSWLQIQGLKKSDEGVYICHTKNKYGATYASARLKVIDGSSPALAGSKSVSYSVEYEDYYDHSDDEDEEEYESGDYEN